A single genomic interval of halophilic archaeon DL31 harbors:
- a CDS encoding FAD-dependent pyridine nucleotide-disulfide oxidoreductase (PFAM: FAD-dependent pyridine nucleotide-disulphide oxidoreductase~KEGG: nph:NP1388A thioredoxin reductase), translated as MSEAHPEYQVAVIGGGPAGLTTALYTTRLGHDTVLIDRGGGRAAMMADTHNVIGITEETSGNELLATAKEQIEQYGADTVRGLVSDIQGSEGSFHLDVGEDSYTAERVVLATGFSDEQPDPPLPRTGRGLHYCLHCDAYMFVDESVYVMGTGESAAHVAMVMLNFTDEVDLLLRGEEPAWSDETDQQLRAHPVDIIDEEISGMNRGDDGWLESFEFEDGTVREYRGGFPMYGSNHNAELADIVGVERTDDGTVAVDDHGRTSVDGISAVGDLTPGHNQIPTAMGEGARAGIGVHYDSREFPKSLEELDGEEVGRESVPAISEELRQTAAEFRGEAPEAAADDD; from the coding sequence ATGAGTGAAGCCCACCCGGAGTACCAGGTCGCCGTTATCGGCGGCGGTCCTGCCGGCCTGACGACCGCATTGTATACGACTCGCCTCGGTCACGACACCGTCCTCATCGACCGAGGCGGTGGTCGCGCAGCGATGATGGCTGACACCCACAACGTCATCGGAATCACCGAGGAAACATCCGGCAACGAACTGCTCGCGACCGCCAAAGAGCAGATCGAACAGTACGGCGCCGACACCGTTCGCGGACTGGTCTCGGATATTCAGGGCTCCGAGGGGTCGTTCCATCTCGACGTTGGTGAGGACAGCTACACTGCCGAGCGCGTGGTGCTCGCCACGGGGTTCTCCGACGAACAACCCGACCCGCCGCTCCCGCGAACCGGTCGTGGGCTCCACTACTGTCTCCACTGCGATGCCTACATGTTCGTCGACGAGTCGGTCTATGTCATGGGGACGGGCGAGAGCGCCGCCCACGTCGCGATGGTCATGCTCAACTTCACGGACGAGGTCGACTTGCTGCTCCGCGGGGAGGAACCAGCGTGGAGCGACGAGACCGACCAACAGCTCCGTGCCCATCCTGTCGATATCATTGACGAGGAGATTTCGGGGATGAATCGCGGCGATGACGGCTGGCTCGAGAGTTTCGAGTTCGAGGACGGCACCGTCCGAGAGTACAGAGGCGGCTTCCCGATGTACGGCTCGAACCACAACGCCGAGCTCGCCGATATCGTTGGCGTCGAACGCACCGACGACGGCACTGTCGCTGTCGACGACCACGGCCGGACCTCCGTCGACGGCATCTCTGCGGTCGGGGACCTGACGCCCGGGCACAACCAGATTCCGACCGCGATGGGAGAGGGCGCTCGGGCAGGAATCGGTGTCCACTATGACAGCCGAGAGTTCCCCAAATCGCTCGAGGAACTCGACGGTGAGGAGGTCGGCCGGGAGTCGGTCCCAGCGATTTCAGAGGAACTGCGACAGACCGCGGCAGAGTTCCGTGGGGAGGCGCCCGAGGCCGCGGCCGACGACGACTGA